Below is a genomic region from Actinoallomurus bryophytorum.
TCGTGGGTCTCGCGGTGCTCATGATCGTCGCGGTGCACCGCGGGGACATGGACACCGCGACCGCCCACGCCCAGCGTTATGAGGACCGGCGCCAGGCGGGCGCGAGGTTCGGGATCACCTGGGGCACCTGGGCCCTGGCGCTGCTCGCCGACGCACAGGACGGCCCGCGCAAGGCCCTGGATCTGCTCCACGCCGCGTACACCGATCCTGCCGAGCAGCGCTACCTGCTCATGAGCGAACCCGACGCCGCCGCCTGGCTGACCCGGACCGCGCTCGAAGCCGGCGACCGGGCCGGCGCCGAGACCGTCGCCGCCACGGCCGGACGGCTCGCCGGCGACAACCCGGACTTCCCCAGTCTCGCCGCCGCTGCCGCGCACGCCCAGGGCATCCTGCGGGGCGACCGGATGGAGCTCTCCCGCGCGGCCACCACCCATCTGGGTCCCTGGAGCCGCGCCTCGGCCGCGGAGGACCTCGGGGTCCTGCTCGCGGCACCGGCCGGCGACTCCGGCCGGCTCGACTCCGCTCAGCAGGGCTGCGATCACCACGGTTCCGGTCGCCACGGCTGTGATCACGAGGCGGCGATCGAGGCCCTGGACGAGGCGCTCGACGGCTACCAGCGGATCGGCGCGGGCCGGGACGCGGCCCGTATCCGCGCCCGGCTGCGCCGGCTCGGCGTGCGGCGCCGCCACTGGACCCAGTCGGAGCGCCCGGTGTCGGGATGGTCCAGCCTCACCGACACCGAGCGCAACGTGGCCGCGCTCGCCGCACAGGGCCTGACGAACCCGCAGGTCGCCACGCAGATGTTCGTCTCGCCGCACACCGTGAAGTTTCACCTGCGGCAGGTGTTCCGCAAGCTCGGTATCGCGTCGCGGGTCGAGCTCGCGCGTCTCGCCACCGAGCACACCGCGGACGGCGGCGTGACCGGGCACCCGGAAGCGTCCTAGCCCATGGTCTTGGCCCCGTCGAGGGACTCGCGGATGATGTCGGCGTGCCCGGAGTGCTGGGCGGTCTCGGCCAGAACGTGCAGGAGCACCCGGCGGGCCGTCCAGCTCGCGCCCGGCTCGAACCAGGGCGCCTCGGGCAGTGGATGCGACACCTCCAGGTCGGGCAGGCTCGTCACGATCCTCTCCGTCACGACGGCGACTTCCTCATACCCCTTGAGCACTCCGGCCAGCGTCTCGCCCTCCCGCATGCGGAACAGGGCGTCCCAGCCCTCCTCGGCGCCCTCCATCGACGGAGCACCGTGGACGATGAAGTCGATCCACCCGCGCTCGACCTCGGTGACGTGCTTGATCA
It encodes:
- a CDS encoding DinB family protein, with the protein product MTITAESANTEPAVLLQTLARQRSFLRQTVRDLTDEQAGLRTTASALCLGGLIKHVTEVERGWIDFIVHGAPSMEGAEEGWDALFRMREGETLAGVLKGYEEVAVVTERIVTSLPDLEVSHPLPEAPWFEPGASWTARRVLLHVLAETAQHSGHADIIRESLDGAKTMG